The stretch of DNA AAAATCAGCAGTACTGAAGTGAATTTATAAAACAGACACCAAATTGGTCATTACCGGGCAATTAGTAATCAATTGTGTCTTCACCAGGACATAATCCATCTTCATCTCTCTGGATAAGAATTATTTGTATCACTATCAGTTTTCATTAACTAATGAGATTGTAACATAGCTCTAAGACAAAGTTAGAGATAACTTCCTCGACAGGACACCCAGTTATTTTTATGCCCCTATCAGTCTTTCATCATTTCTCCTCACACATTTAAAAATCCTTACAATTAGTGAATAAAGAACCCCAGGATTGACTGGCCGTTGACTGGAGATAGCAGGATCCTGGCAACCTCCTACTATGTGCTTTTCCTTTAACCTGGAGTTACAGACACTATGACTGCTAGGATCTGAGAAGGTGGACAAAGGACCATGGCATCTGGGCTCCTTTCTGATGCCCCTTGGGTAGAGACTGGCCCTTTAGCCTAACTCTGCTCCTGTTTTCTAATACTATTGGCTGTAAGTGGAAGTTGGGGAAATTGCCAGTTGCTTATGTGGACTGAGCTGTTCtttacttcctttctctttcctcaaaTCAGGCTCTGTTCTGATGCCTTTTCTTCAGCAAACAACTGCTATTGCCCATGTCTCCAGGAACGTGCGTTTGATGCCTTGATATTGACCATCCCTCAATGGCCAATAACCTTTGCTGGTTGTTTaaactcatttttattaaaagGCTTAACACAGTATTCCCACAGAACTGACTCATCTCTTGGTCatggaaggtttttgttttgtttttgtggtactggggtttgaactcagggtctcagacttgacaggcaggaactctaccacttgagtcatcccaccagcccttttttctttggttatttttgaggtagggtccacttttatgcctgggttggtctggaccacgatcctcctatttgtgacAGGCACACCAAGCCAtgccattggttgaggtggggccttgcaaactttttgcctaggctgaccttgaaccatgatcctcctgcactctctgccttcctagtagctaggattagaggcttgAGTCAACCACTGTGCCCAGCGTCATCTTGATCATggattgaaaaacatttttttggtgggactgggatttgtacttagggctttgcacttgcaaagcaggcactctactgcttgagcaacacctctaagtccatttttgctctggttattttggagatgggtctcaagaactatttgcctgggttgaccttgagcctagatcctccccatctcagcctcctaagtagctgggattatagatctgagccaccagtgcccagcagtcATGGATTTTTAAGAGCCTCAAAGTCTGATATGAACAACTGGattttagtttcaatttttttaatgtaaaatttgatCGATCCTTCTGGATCCTAATTTTTCTGTGCCCAGCCAACTCACGATATTTAGGAAAGGACCACACTCCATCATCGTTGCGTTGTTGACCTGACTGTTGCTAGTGCTTAGTTTTGGTGTTCTCCCAGGCCCTTGATGACTCAGTCATCCCACTTGGTGCTGCCTGGCCATTTGCCTGCTCGGCAGCCTGTCCCAGGGAGGAGCAGGGGCAGCTCAAGGTGGCTCCTTAGAGCTGGAGGTCTGAGCAAAAGATAGTGCATTGGTTGAACCCAAGTGTTTCAAATTTTtgtctcacttttatttttccatttttcctccaGTCATTGCTATAGCCACCTTGGCTATTTAATCTTACCTGACaatgatttttcaaaataaaagatccTGTCTTATTGGGAAGTTAATCTTAGTGTATTAACTtactcaaagaattttttttttttgagacagggtctcattatgtagctcaggctggccttgaatttgagctCCTCCTGCCCCACTACCTccccccaagtgctggaattatagttgtgcaccaccacacccagctcaaagaacgtttttaaaaagtaatatacgAAATACCTCAACCAGGAGCTGTTCTGGGTTTGACAGGGTTGGCCTCTGCTGTTGTTTAAAGGTTATGGAGGCGGAGCAGACTAAGACGAGGAGTGAGCTGGTGCACAAGGAGACTGCAGCCAGGTACAATGCCGCCATAGGCCGCATGCGGCAGCTGGAGAAGAAGCTCAAGCGAGCTATCAACAAGTCCAAGTAAGTCTGGGTGCAGCCTTCCTGGAGTGTGGGGTCACTCCCTTCTGCATCTTCTCCACCTTTTATGCACCATGCACTAAGGGACTGGCCCTGAGCAGACCACTGACATAGACCATGGGGCCTTACCAGGGCCCCCTGCCAGGTTCCCTTGCCCTCCAGTGTGACCCTAGAGCCAAAGGCAGAGATGCTGAGGGGTGAGCCACTTCAGATGTGACCCACTTGGGAGACACAGAAAGGGTATTTCAGAAGCAAACCATTATATGGCCCACAGGCTTGGCTTTGAGAAACTCAGGCTGTTCCTTTGGCAGTGTGGCTGACAGTGTGGACAAGGCCCTATCCCTCAGTTTACCTGTCAGCATAATGGGAATGAGTTGTTTTCACAATACATGTTCTCTCTGGTTCAAGAGCTGATAAAATGGCCTAACAGTGGTATAAATGGAGCTTTTCCCAAGCTCTTCTTATTATTGACCCTACATATTTTTACAAAGTAATGATCAACCACAGTGTGCTTGTCCTCTCTTGAAGACAAGCCCCTTGCTTCATTAGCAATTGCTGGGCCTCCAAGCAAAGTCCAATATGATGGCCTGGACTCAACAGCCAGGCAGACATGGACAGGAATGTGTGTGTTGGACTACTGCGTGCGTGCCTGTCCCTGGGAGGGTGGACACCAGTGCTGGCTGGGATGATCAGAACAGCTCGAAGATGGGCAGAGCCAAGACCCCCTCAGGTGAAAAGATCCACAAAGAAAAGCCTGGCCTCCTCTGACCTGTACTTACCCCATGTCCCCCATTTTTCTCCTGGGCTTGTCCACTTTGATTTCTGTCCACTCTGTTCCAGCATACATGTGTACATCCATGTACAGAATAACATCTAACATTTGCATTGCCCTTGCTTTGGATATGTGTATGGAATATTGTGGGGCAGAGGGCTGCAGTAGAGAGCACAGCCGTCCACATGGCAACACCCCTGGGAGCTGGGGGAGGAGTCTTCGGGACAGCTCCCTCTGTTTGGTGTGGATAGGATGGGCCTTTTCTCAAATGCCCCTGATCTCCACTGCCCACTCCTGCCTACTCGTTCATCACTAAcctgggaagaaaacaaaattcctaTGGCCTTACTTTGCAAACTCCTGGAAGAATATAGGAACAGGTCTTGCCTATAGGATAGGAGGCAAATGTGTGCATTGCATGGATTGACTCCCAGGCCTCCTCCAGGCCCACTCCACATCTCCACCATTGCTACTTCTTTTGCCTAAACATCTTCCATTTGTTCTCATGCCCACTCCCACTATCCACACCTGTGCAGGCTCCTCTTGGTCACTTGAGAGGGCCTATTGCCCCCTCTCTTCCCAAGTTGAGGTTTTCCTTACCCACCAAGAGGGTCCTGCAATGTCTTTGTCACCATCTGGCTTCTGAGGATGCAGGACTCAGCTTCCTGGAGGGTGAACCATCAGGAGTAAAGCATTGACCACTCTAGTGCTTAGGCACCAAAGCTCAAAAAAGAGCAGGGCTCCCTGGGCTGACCCAGAATGTGGGGGAGTGGGAGAAAGTTAACATTCCTTATCCTTTCCTTTGCCTATAACCTGGTTGGGTTTGCTGACTGTCTAATACCTTCAGCCCTGGCCACAGTCCAGCAGGACTATGAGACCACTGCTCATGGTGACCCTGCTATGCCCAGCAAGGAGTTGGCCTCATCAGGAGAGGTGGATAATTCCCCAGCCCCTGTCTGTTCTTTATCTTTGGGCAGCAGATCCAGACCACCTTCACTGCTGGGCACACCTATGTGACCTTCAGCAGCCTCCCCACAGAGGAATGTGAACCAGGTTCAGGAGCCCCATCTTGTGATGCGCCTCCTGTCATCAAGGCCCTGAGTGAGCCCAGCAGCTCTGTCTGATGTCTGTGTCAGTCAGACCCTGGGGTTACAGCATTACCTTCCTGACAACGGCATTGTCAGAGTTCATTAAATCTTGGAAAGACGACCTGCCAGCGGCAGCTAATGCTACAATATGCTACAATATGCTATGATACTGTCTTGGGTAATATATTGGGATATCATTATTCTTACCATTTTCCTTCCTGTGTTCTGCAGGCCTTATTTTGAACTCAAAGGAAAGTACTACGTGCAGCTTGAGGTATGTTTGGCCTTGGATTGTTCACTGATGGTTTTTTCCTGCAAAGCCCCATTTTTATGTGGTAGCAGACTTTCAAATGACCTATGTGAAAAGGGAGAGTGAAGAAGGCACTGAGTTTTCAGACCTCAAAATGGCCTTGGTTTGGTCTTCCATGGTGTTTGAAGCTAGCTGCTGTTCACTGTTTTCTACTGTCCAGTGGTTCTCACAGTGGGCTCCTAGGAGACGTGCTAGAAATGCATATTCCCAGGCCTCACCCTACACCTGCAAATCAGAACCTCTTGGGGGCAGGGCCTATAATGAGTTGTAACCTGCTCCCCAGGATTTATATACAAGCTTGGGAACCACTGTACTGGTGACCAAGTGGCTAGGCTATGGGACTTGCCCATTGCTCTTCTGTCACTTGGATGGgaggcagggtgtgtgtgtgtggtgacttTCTGTCTGGTAAATGGGTAGATGTTCTAAGAGTAATCAGGTCCTTCCTGAGTCACATCTTGGGAAATTCTCTAAGGCAGAAAATGAATCTATCATTCAAAAAGCATCTCtaggccagcaggagcagcttGTTACTTGCTGAGCCTCTCATCTTCCTGACCAGCAACTGAAGAAGACAGTGGATGATCTACAGACCAAACTGACCCTGGCAAAAGGAGAGTACAAGACAGCCCTGAAGAACCTGGAGAGGATCTCAGATGAGATTCACGAGAGGCGGCGCTCCAGTGCCATGGGGCCGCGGGGCTGCGGTGTGGGGGCCGAGGGCAGCAGCACCTCTGTAGAGGACCTGTCGGGGAGCAAGCCTGAGCCAGATGCTGTTTCTGGTGAGTCAGACAAGTGCAGAATCACACAACTTGTGTGGAAGCTCTGCTTCCAGAGCTGTCTTCTCCCAGGGTCCCCATCCTCTCTGCCCATCACTGAAGGACTTCAGAGTTGGGCAGTCCTACAGGCTGCTTCTGGTGGCTTCCCATGTTTTGTGGAACACTGTTCATTAAGATGCTAACTGGATGTTACTCAAAGTCAAGATTCTGTGGTCAAATAAGTTTGGGAAATGTTATACCTTCACTTTGCTCTGAGAGTCAAAGGTTCTGAGAAGTCCTGAAGGAGAGTTAAATGGTCTAAGAATAGGGACTTTGCAATCAGATTTGACTTAAATCTTGGCCTTCACATCATTATCTGTGCATGACATGTTTCTTTGGCTGTAAGAAGGGAAGTATGATAGTGTGGTTAACATTACATGAAGTGACATCTGACAGCCAGCAAGCACTCAGCAAGTGATGGCTCTCACTGGTGTCTGACCATGCAGTCCTCTTCTTTCAAGGGCTACCCCCTGGAAAATGGATAGTGTGACTTAGCTTCTATTACATGAAGCAAGAAAAACCCTTCATCACTGTCTCTGAGTACTtcattgcttttcctttcctGGGGAATAATTCCTGTTGGCTCGTTCCCAGGCTCTCAGGAATTCtgtaagtccattaatgtttaaGTGCCAGGTCCTAGGGAAATAGAACTAAACAATGACTATGTGTGAATTACTTCTGATTAATGTAGATTTATGAAGCTCAGATAGGTCAGTAACTTGACAAAGCTACACAGTAAGCAGTGGagttaggatttgaattcaggtccgaGCCCATTTTCTGTCCCCAACATTTTAGTACTTATCATTTATAACAATACTCTACGGAATGCTGCAAGGCCACTTTTAAAGATGAGGGAAGAGTGAAGGGCAATGGGAAAGATGTTAAGAAGGAAAACCAGCTAAATGCTGAAGAGGTTCTGAAAGCATGGGATTAACATGTCTCTGGGCCTTGACTACTCTGGCCTATACACTAAGTAAGGCACAAGCCAGAGAGCACTGTTAAAGGATTTGGTTATTTATAGCAAATAGTGATGTACATAGGCTCCAAGGATGTCTTGAGATCAGAAGTTACCTGAAGAAAACAAAGGTCCTGCCTGGTAGATACTCCATACAGGGCTGTTTCTCCTAGGAGCTCTTGCTATTTTTGCCCAAGGAGGAAGACCTTAACTCTTCTTTGGGAGACTGGCTTTGTGTTTGGGCACATTACAAAAGACCAGTGGCTCTTCTTGTGTACAGGTGTATCTATTTGGGGTCTGAGGTGTAGAAGAGGTCTATCTAcagctgaatttatttttttgaggtgctgggatcTAACCAAATGCCTCACACAcactaaacaagtgctctactactgagataCACCCCCCAGTCACCTTCCATCTTTAGGCAGTGTCTGGTGACTCTCATGTCTAGAGCAGAGCTTAAGGTTACTGCAAGAACACTGGCTATCCATGGGATCTCAGCTGCTTTCCCTTCATGCTGCCCAAGAGGCTATCAGACAGGCTCAAGAAGATTAAAGTCTTTTCAGATGGCCGCACAGCAGAGGTCCTGCAGTCTCAATGCTGTGTCTAGCTGCCTGCCAGTACAGTGCACATTTGCAGGTGTTTAAGGAATTAGTTTACTATCTGGCACACCCCATGTAACTGGTGCTCTCTCTCATCCTAGTGGCCTCAGAGGCCTTTGAAGATGACAACTGTAGCAACTTTGTGTCTGAAGATGACTCGGAAACCCAGTCTGTGTCCAGCTTTAGTTCAGGACCAACAAGCCCGTCTGAGATGCCTGACCAGTTCCCTGCAGTTGCAAGGCCCGGCAGCCTGGATCTGCCCAGCCCTGTGTCCCTATCAGAATTTGGGATGATGTTCCCAGTGTTGGGCCCTCGAAGTGAATGCAGTGGGGCCTCCTCCCCTGAATGTGAGATAGAACGAGGTGAGTTGTAGCCCTCTCGCCCTATCCCAGGTGACTCATTGATTTTGCTAACCAACCTGTGTACCTGTTCCATAACTTTGCCAAGCTTTGGAGTGCCCAGGCTGCATTACTGAGTCTCTAAGAATGTGCTGATGGTGCTGATCACCGGGGACTCCTGGCTCTTCCCCACCAGCTTTGATCAAGGAGAGCCTAGGTTCTGTCTCTCTCCTTAGAACAGTCCCCTTGGCAAGCACCTGCTAGAAGTTTCCTAGTTACAAGATGAAAATGACAAATCTTATCTCTAATGATAAGGACTATATAAAACACTGGGAGGAATAGAAACAGTAGGCCATTACGTGCTAGAAAACCCTTGTGATATGCATGATGAGCAACACCAAGAATTCCAAAGGCTGAGCTGGCTGATTGGTTTGTGCCTAAGTAACTCTTAGAACTGTAGATACCCACTTGGTGGTAACCTTTGTATCTCTACAGGAGACAGGGCAGAAGGAGCAGAGAATAAAACAAGTGACAAAGCTAACAACAATCGAGGTCTCAACAACAGCAGTGGCACTGGTGGCAGGAGTAAGAGCCAAAGTAACACCTCCTCTGACGGCCAAGTGTTGGAGACCCAGATGAAGCACCTCTCCCTCCAGTGCTCAAAGGGAAGAGACGGAATTATTGCTGACATAAAAATGGTGCAGATTGGCTGATCCATCCAGGACTATGGCCCATGTGCAAATCAGTTTATATACCAAACTCAGAACATTGTGCCAATGATCATTTAACATATGCCAACTCTTAAACATTTACTCTAAACTGCATTAACCAAGTTTCAGTGACCTTGACGGGGTAAAGAATTTCCCTCTGGTAAGAACTCTTGGGCTGGTATGTTTTTCAGAGCAGAGTCGTTGCAGGCAGGCTGTGAGCAGTATCACAGACTTTGTGGGACATTCCTTGTAACGGCGTTGTAGAAGCAATAACTAGTTCCTATGAAAGAACCGAGCCAGGAAGAGGGCTGGAAGGTTAGCCAAACTGGGGGCCACAGCCTGCATCTCTTTCACTTTTTTACCCTCAGTCTCTGGCAACTGAGGTGTTTTCCCCAGCACATCCCAGGACACCTAAAAGTTCAAGTATTCAGAGCACATTTTTTTTGACCTAgtgaaggtttaaaaaaaaaatgcaagaacacaATTCATTTTCATCACCTCTGGTATTCAGAGGgggctttttaaaaagcatgtatgCTGAGACACCCATTAAAACCATTTCCTAGGAAGGCTACCATGAACTGCACTTTTTGGGGTGGGAAAGGTGAATGCCAGTGTGGGGATAGGGGGTTGAGGGTAGCAGGGATGTAGCATAGAAGGGAATTTGTGGCTGTGGGGGAGAAAGTTCTATAGCATAACCTTCTCCTACCAGGCAAGGGGATTTTTTCTGAGAAGTGCATGTAAGGAATGGTTGCCGTTGTTTTATCTAGATTGACAAGGTGTTAATTTCCCTGTaggttgtaacttttaaaataaatgaaattatttaagaGTTATGCTGCATCTAGTATTCATTAGAGGAAATTATCCTTAAAGCTAGGAAAGGGAGTAGGCATGTGTTGGCAAAGGCTGTTAAAATAGAAGCAATGGTGTCTGTTATGCTAATAGTAGTGTTAAGACtgcttttctttatgtatttatggtTATGCATTTTGAAAGCACTGTATTTTTTGTCCTGTTTTACGAATATTTAGCATTTCTAAAAGAAAGCAACCTCCCCATTTCATGTTGTGTATTGTCACAGCTTATACAATTAGTCATTTGGCTATCTCTTCATACTGTAGtggtttctccttttttattgacTGATAAAGTATCTTAATTACAAGGTTATTTTGTACTTGTCTTAATACCTTGAgtgtaataacaaaaaaaaaaaaaaacacctgcttCAGAAAACTTTTTGTGACTTCAAATAAGAAATCCCCATGTTGTTGAAATCTGTTCTGGGCCTCTTTCTTGCCTTGTTAAAAGGAAGCACAGCGAAGTAgtcattttctctcatttaagCCCAAATATTAAGGCTTGAATTACAATTCCACCTTTGCTGCTACTGAAGCTGAGCAGTGAGGAGACACAATGGCAGGGGAGTACAGGTAAGGTGCTCCGTGGAGGAGGTTCTTGGCCTCACTGAACAGTGCAGTCTTCTAGGAtaaaatcctcctgcctgaggCTCAAACCCAGAGAATGAGCTGATTGATTCTAAAGTGCTTTCGGGGTGAAGAATCAGATAGTTATTGGAAACGTTAAAGTGCTGGATTTTTAATGCATGCATTTCATATTAAGGTGTTCTATAGGAGAAAGTGCCAATAAACCATGAGGATTAAGATGTTTTTacctagggctggaggtgtggctcaagtggtacagtgtctgcctagcaagcccaaggacctgagttcaaaacctagtaccacccaaaaaaagtacTACCaagtaaaactttttttcttaatatttcatcTTAAGAAGTTCACCTTTGTGAACCTTTCACTATGTTTAACAATAACAATACTAAACAATGTACTTGAACTCCAGTGACACTATTTTCAGGTCCACTCAATTCACATGTAAAATCTCCTTACACCATGGATTCTACCTCTAATGAAAGTCACTGAGACTTTTTTGAATTACTGTTAGGAAAAACTGTTCTCTGCAATTAAGTCACTGCTCATCAGTCACCCCCTTTGTAGAAAAGAGACACCATTTGAAAAGGCAGCCAAAATTGAGATGACTTAAAGTTCCTATGAGCAGTATTTCTCAAAGACACCTTACACAGTCTAATTTTCAGAGTGTGGCTTAAACTGTTACTGAGTGTTGTACCTTATATTACCTTTCAGAAGGCGAAGCATCAAAAGAACATTTCATTACTGATcagaaatttacttttaaaaaattttattcatttattcacatgtgcatacattgtttgggtcatttctcccccttcccccttcagttccaggcaggtcctattctgcctttatcactagttttgttgaagaaaagagacaagcataataaggaagacaaaatgtttttgctagttgagttgaggatagctatacagaaatattcctaccattgctttcgtgtacacatgttatgacccatgttgattcatctctaactgatgaTCTCTACCCTGGTTAAtagtgctctccccttgtcatgtggtcccagtccaaccacattgctgcatttgccctagatctaaagtccgcatatgagggagaacatacgatttttggtcttctgagtttggctgacctcattcagaatgatgttctctagttccatccatttacctacaaatggtaagatttcattctttttcatggctgagtaaaatcccattgtgtataaataccttttttaaaaaatttttattctattcatatgtgcatacattgtttggtccatttctcctcccttccccccatccccttctttttccctcccccactcccgctccctcccttacccctcactaccaggcagaaactattttgcccttatctctaattttgttgaagagagagtataagcaataataggaaggaccaagcatttttgctagttgagataaggatagctatacaaggagttgacttgcattgctttcctgcacatgtgtgctgccttctaagttaattcttctcgaactagccttttctctagttcctggtccccttctcctattggcctcagttgctttaaaatatctgttttagtttctctgcattgagggcaacaaatgctatctagttttttgggtgtcttacctatcctcatactttccttgtgtgttcttgctttatcatgtgatcaaagtccaatccccttgttgtgtttgcccttgatctaatgtccacatgagggagtacatacaatttttggtcttttgggccaggctaacctcactcagaatgatgttctccaattccatccatttaccagcgaatgataacatttcgttcttcttcatggctgcataaaattccattgtgtatagataccacattttcttaatccattcgtcagtagtggggcatcttggctgtttccattacttggctattgtgaatagtgccacaataaacatgggtatgcaggtgtctctggagtaacctgtgtcacagtcttttgggtatatccccaagagtggtattgctggatcaaatggtagatctatgtttagctttttaaggagcctccaaatttttttccagagtggttgtaccagcttgcattcccaccagcagtggattagggttcctttttccccgcatccttgccaacacatgttggtggtgtttttgatgatggctattctaatagaggtgaggtggaatctaagtgtggttttgatttgcatttcctttatgactagagatggtgagcatttagaAATTTACCTCTTAAAGTACTTGCAGAGAATGGGAGCAAGATGGATTCCActcccccccccaacacacaccagTACTGGAGACTGAATCCAGCACCTTGCACTtgaccacttgaaccatatccccaAACCTTCTGTTTTTGAGAGCATCTGgctaacttttgcctgagctAACCTGGAACTCTTGGTCTGCCTCCCTAGTAATTAGGACTACAGGTATACACTAGCACACCTGACCTGGGATTTTTCTAACGTTGGCGCTTTCCTATGTTTTGAAGAAGACAAAGCCAATTTCTTCTTAGCCTTTTGGCAATGACTGAGTGAAGACAATAAAGCCTAGAAAATGAAGGTATAGTGCTACAGCCCTTGTTTGCGCACCGGGACTTGATACTAATCTGGTTTCTCATTTCCCATAAACCTGCCACCTGCTTGTCTCCTACACTAGAAAGGGAATGCACACAACTTTTGGCCCTGGCTCCCCTTTCCCATAATCCCTCCTCTCACATTTCTAGGATGAAGCAGCCTGGCTCCTGATAGTGCAGCCTTCTACCTTCTCTCTGCTATGTCTGAAATTTAATTATTCTCTCCTGGGAACTGCCTATTCTCTTGATTTCTTCACATACACCCCTCTTGGTATCTTGTAGTTCCTATTATCAGTCTTTGCAGTTACTGCTTCTAAAAATTTAGTATTTCCTCCAAAAAATCAGTTCCTAGCCATTTTAGTTCACATTTGACTTGACTTTTGAGGTAACCACAGTAAATTACACCACAGGGCTCCTTCTAGATTTGTATTTTTCTCaacaattttactttaaaaagtatctTCTCTGAATCTGAGCATCTGTGCCCATACTAAAATTAGAAACCTGAGTCATCCTCTATCTCCCTTTAGCAGTTCCTAACtagtttcttttccattttgtatctgtcccATTGTTGTGATTTAGAACCTCAGAAGGGCCTGGGCAATTTCCCTGCTTGTCTCCAACTCACTGAATGCAGTTACCTTCCTTCCTACAATATAGGTCCCATGTGTGACTGTGTACTTTAATTATAGCCTGTTGCCCCTGGCTCTGGATAGAGGGCTGTGAATCTGGGGCAAGAACTTTAGTCCCTCAGGCTTGTTTCGTCAGTTGTTGAAAAGAAACAATAGTGCCTATACTTCATTCAGCCACTaggaatattaaaaagaaaaacggACATAGTAAATAATGGCTACTTTTTACAGTTTGCCTTTTGAAGTCGTAGCTTCAATGTTCAagttaaaatacaaattcttcAAATAAGTTTTTCTATTCTAGTCCAAATAATCTTTCTCTTATAATCTGTTAGCATTCAATTTGGAGCTCTGTTATAGAACTCAACACTACAATGTATTGTTCACATACAAGTCTTCTCTATTAGATTTGGATTAGGTATTATAATTCAGTTTGCATCCTGATCAGCTTTAGCCAGTTTAATCCACTTGAAATTAATATGCTAAAATTTAAAGTCCTAAGTATTCCAAGTGGAATCTCAATTTGCCAGTGAATTAAAAGAACAGATATTTTTGAAGCATACATTTTCATGTAAATAATCTGTTCTCTTTCACATGGAACACATTAAATGAAAGCTTAATAAGTCAAGTTAAGTTAAATATGCAATTTCCATAAGTACAaagattttatttcaattaaagacagtagaaat from Castor canadensis chromosome 10, mCasCan1.hap1v2, whole genome shotgun sequence encodes:
- the Sh3bp5 gene encoding SH3 domain-binding protein 5 codes for the protein MDAALKRSRAEEPAELLPPARDGEEEEEVGMEQELEEEEEVDPRIQGELEKLNQSTDDINRRETELEDARQKFRSVLVEATVKLDELVKKIGKAVEDSKPYWEARRVARQAQLEAQKATQDFQRATEVLRAAKETISLAEQRLLEDDKRQFDSAWQEMLNHATQRVMEAEQTKTRSELVHKETAARYNAAIGRMRQLEKKLKRAINKSKPYFELKGKYYVQLEQLKKTVDDLQTKLTLAKGEYKTALKNLERISDEIHERRRSSAMGPRGCGVGAEGSSTSVEDLSGSKPEPDAVSVASEAFEDDNCSNFVSEDDSETQSVSSFSSGPTSPSEMPDQFPAVARPGSLDLPSPVSLSEFGMMFPVLGPRSECSGASSPECEIERGDRAEGAENKTSDKANNNRGLNNSSGTGGRSKSQSNTSSDGQVLETQMKHLSLQCSKGRDGIIADIKMVQIG